The following are encoded together in the Deltaproteobacteria bacterium genome:
- a CDS encoding HAD-IIB family hydrolase gives MNNLDEIRSRAKHIEFIATDVDDTLTINGILTSGVLDTLELLNRIGKKIILVTGRSGGACTTLAQYLPVASVIAENGGVIIKKHDLATVKLPKDHRERLNKCFNDIRSIFPSVVPAQDNQFRLTDMSIENTSVPDGAINKIKKIAIGYGLMITISSIQTHIISPGFNKASTLKKIVKKSKTITIGDSINDESMFNPAIFPLSVGVANIKKYLKFMKYHPRWIMDNEQGYGFIEFAEMIRSRNVFKETGKVVKQS, from the coding sequence ATGAATAATTTAGATGAAATCAGAAGCAGGGCAAAGCATATAGAATTCATCGCAACCGATGTTGACGATACTTTAACAATAAATGGTATATTAACATCCGGTGTACTTGATACACTGGAGCTTCTAAACAGGATAGGAAAAAAGATTATCCTTGTCACGGGCAGATCAGGGGGTGCATGTACAACATTAGCACAGTATCTTCCGGTTGCAAGTGTTATAGCAGAAAACGGCGGCGTGATTATAAAAAAGCATGATCTTGCAACCGTAAAGCTGCCAAAGGATCATCGGGAGAGATTAAATAAATGTTTTAATGATATAAGAAGTATTTTCCCGTCTGTTGTGCCGGCACAGGATAACCAATTTAGACTTACCGATATGTCAATAGAAAATACTTCTGTTCCTGATGGTGCAATAAATAAAATAAAAAAGATAGCAATCGGGTATGGACTTATGATAACTATAAGCTCTATACAGACACATATAATTTCGCCAGGCTTTAATAAAGCATCCACACTTAAGAAAATTGTTAAGAAAAGTAAAACCATAACGATAGGCGATTCTATAAATGATGAATCAATGTTTAATCCTGCGATATTCCCACTGTCGGTTGGAGTGGCAAATATTAAAAAATATCTTAAGTTTATGAAGTATCATCCAAGGTGGATTATGGATAATGAGCAGGGGTATGGCTTTATAGAATTTGCAGAAATGATTAGGTCAAGAAATGTATTTAAGGAAACAGGCAAGGTTGTGAAGCAATCGTAG
- a CDS encoding TIGR03960 family B12-binding radical SAM protein codes for MRELLPFLRKPSRYIGPESNAVVKRHDSVKIKVALVYPDLYEVGLPNLGLKILYQVINELPYALAERAYLPAWDMQTLLKKHLVRLASIETDTPLDRFDIIGITLQTELNYINIPNLLKLAGLNLYSKDRALPYPLIIAGGSCAFNPEPVSPFFDAIIVGDGEDVIKEIIDAFAISKDRNQSKDVCLEMLADIQGVYVPALYKQVYDENGTFKGIVPVNQSSKKIKRRIVSDINKSTIKRTIIPYIKPVHDRLIIEIARGCTKGCRFCQAGMIYRPVREKDAEVVIREIQENVQSSGYSDISLLSLSAGNYSNLMPLLKAFMQIYKDDRCSISLPSLRTNTVTMEMLEEIKKVRKSGFTVAPEAGTQRLRDIINKGITEQDILTSVEIASKLGWQTIKLYFMIGLPYETDEDIKGLGELLLKIHDIVRKQHKKTKINTSIAMFIPKPHTAFQWSGIISIDEYRRRLGLIRQLIKKTDVSIKWQAPEVSHIEAILSAGDRRLAGVIEKVSGNEEIYDGTGESINYNLWVNEISKQGFNIEEFIGERGLEEPLPWDHIDTYIPKSFLIDELIKSQKRALTPDCFQSTCYDCGVCDFRLIEPVVSKILSFKPVDHNKKIQQDAVNWSMIIRIRYTKTGMLRFLSHLEFIDFLMRSIHRAGLPVAYTSGFHPKPRLSFCDPLQVGIESEAEYMDLNLYGEVKSEYVLQMLKTVEYEGLRFLEVKILPYGSKPVNNMIRTIHYELLLETINSCNMSVLSTGIDLILKSDNFIITSGQKDKKKDIDVRQFIDRMFIDPSGKLVIVIKKVNNRIIGPIDILEKGLAIPYHEIINVPLKKVDVEFIDE; via the coding sequence ATGAGAGAACTTTTACCATTCTTAAGAAAACCTTCAAGATACATTGGACCCGAGTCTAATGCTGTCGTAAAACGACATGATTCGGTTAAGATAAAGGTGGCACTCGTATACCCCGATCTCTATGAAGTTGGGCTTCCAAACCTTGGGCTTAAGATACTCTATCAGGTAATTAATGAGCTGCCTTACGCACTTGCAGAAAGGGCTTATTTGCCTGCATGGGATATGCAGACATTGTTAAAAAAACACCTCGTGAGACTTGCAAGCATAGAAACAGACACTCCGCTGGATCGATTTGATATTATAGGTATCACACTTCAAACAGAACTTAATTACATAAATATTCCTAATCTTCTTAAACTCGCAGGACTGAATCTGTACAGTAAAGATAGAGCCTTACCGTATCCGCTTATAATAGCAGGAGGCAGTTGTGCATTTAACCCGGAGCCTGTCAGCCCGTTTTTTGATGCAATCATTGTTGGTGATGGTGAAGATGTCATTAAAGAGATTATTGATGCCTTTGCAATAAGTAAGGACAGGAATCAATCAAAAGATGTATGTCTTGAAATGCTTGCCGATATACAGGGTGTGTATGTCCCGGCCCTTTACAAACAGGTCTATGATGAAAACGGCACGTTTAAAGGCATAGTGCCTGTTAATCAATCTTCAAAAAAGATAAAGAGAAGGATAGTTTCTGATATCAATAAAAGCACGATTAAACGTACCATAATCCCTTATATAAAGCCCGTCCATGACAGGCTTATCATAGAAATAGCAAGAGGGTGTACAAAAGGTTGCAGATTCTGTCAGGCGGGCATGATCTATAGGCCCGTGCGTGAAAAAGATGCAGAAGTGGTAATCAGAGAAATTCAGGAAAATGTACAATCCTCCGGTTATTCGGACATAAGCCTTCTGTCTTTGAGCGCAGGAAACTATTCAAATCTTATGCCACTGCTTAAGGCATTTATGCAGATATATAAGGATGACAGATGCTCTATATCCCTACCATCATTAAGGACAAATACGGTTACAATGGAAATGCTTGAAGAGATTAAAAAGGTAAGGAAAAGCGGATTTACGGTTGCGCCGGAGGCAGGAACACAGAGGTTAAGGGATATAATAAACAAGGGCATCACAGAACAGGATATTTTAACAAGTGTGGAGATTGCTTCTAAACTTGGGTGGCAGACAATCAAGCTGTACTTCATGATTGGTTTGCCGTATGAGACGGATGAAGACATTAAGGGGCTCGGCGAACTTTTATTAAAGATACACGATATTGTCAGAAAACAACATAAAAAAACAAAGATCAATACAAGCATTGCAATGTTTATCCCAAAGCCTCATACGGCATTTCAATGGTCTGGGATCATATCTATAGATGAGTATCGAAGAAGACTGGGTCTGATAAGACAGCTAATAAAAAAAACGGACGTGAGTATAAAATGGCAGGCACCGGAAGTAAGTCACATAGAAGCAATACTTTCTGCCGGAGACAGAAGACTTGCCGGTGTTATTGAAAAGGTAAGCGGGAATGAGGAGATATATGACGGAACGGGGGAATCAATAAACTATAATCTATGGGTTAATGAAATATCAAAACAGGGATTTAATATAGAAGAGTTTATTGGAGAGCGCGGGTTAGAAGAACCGTTACCATGGGATCACATCGATACATATATACCAAAATCTTTTTTGATTGATGAACTGATAAAATCACAGAAACGTGCTTTAACACCGGATTGTTTTCAGTCGACATGCTATGATTGCGGCGTATGTGATTTCAGGCTTATTGAACCTGTAGTATCAAAGATTTTGTCTTTTAAGCCTGTCGATCACAATAAAAAAATCCAGCAGGATGCTGTTAATTGGTCAATGATAATCCGTATAAGATACACCAAGACAGGTATGTTAAGGTTTTTAAGTCATCTTGAATTTATTGATTTTTTAATGCGATCCATCCATAGGGCAGGACTTCCCGTTGCATACACATCAGGCTTTCATCCAAAGCCGCGGCTCTCTTTTTGTGATCCATTACAGGTAGGGATTGAGAGTGAAGCAGAATATATGGATTTGAATCTATACGGAGAAGTAAAATCCGAGTATGTGTTACAAATGCTTAAGACAGTAGAGTATGAAGGTCTGAGATTTCTTGAGGTTAAGATTTTACCTTATGGCTCAAAACCTGTTAATAATATGATAAGGACTATTCATTATGAACTTTTACTTGAAACAATCAATAGCTGCAATATGTCTGTACTTAGCACCGGAATAGATCTTATTTTAAAAAGTGATAATTTTATAATAACGTCTGGACAAAAAGATAAGAAAAAGGATATTGATGTAAGACAATTTATAGATCGAATGTTTATAGATCCATCAGGTAAGCTTGTTATTGTTATAAAAAAGGTTAACAATAGAATCATAGGGCCGATAGACATACTTGAAAAAGGACTTGCAATCCCGTATCACGAGATTATAAATGTACCGTTAAAAAAGGTTGATGTAGAGTTTATAGATGAGTGA
- a CDS encoding Na/Pi cotransporter family protein, with protein MILLITSIGSLALFLYGIDLINSSLNKLFREQIKELLQRASKNILWAVIIGGVVTILIQNSNTPIVMLMGFATSRLIDLKGAIGIILGADMGTTLTVQIISFNLYGYAIWFIASGFVLGVFIKEQRVQALSRFLTGFGFIFFSMMLLTNVSKNITPGNRIIEIFIRNPLIGFFSSLALTTVIQNSAATIGLAISMVHGGTINLSQALPIVFGANVGTCSTAVFAMFKADEQGRRVAIMHLAFKIAGVLIIVLLYKPFIDIVRLSAHSVTHQIANAHTLFNIVITLFFAPLAKPISGFFERYVKAGKKVELPSKPKYLDMSALATPDIAYDYALKEIVRLGVYVKEMLENSYKALSANNLWGINELKAQNQAVEELSYQIKLYLTHVSTSLQLSSDETSRQFELINYLKNLEVISDIIGQNLSNNIEKKTVEKHRLSEEGWQEIKNFFYGVIGFFADVLNAVEKDDKNLMKQCIEKKNQLAQTELVLLRSHLNRLNKGYEESIDTSALHIEIVSGLRRIVSQLAYMVRPFDT; from the coding sequence ATGATCCTACTTATAACTTCTATAGGAAGTCTCGCACTTTTTCTATACGGCATTGACCTTATAAATTCAAGCCTTAATAAATTATTCAGGGAACAAATAAAAGAACTTTTACAGCGTGCTTCAAAAAATATTTTGTGGGCAGTTATTATCGGTGGGGTTGTAACGATCCTTATACAGAACAGCAATACTCCGATTGTTATGCTCATGGGTTTTGCAACATCAAGATTGATCGATCTTAAAGGTGCTATAGGTATTATCCTCGGGGCTGATATGGGTACAACACTTACAGTTCAGATTATTTCATTCAATTTATACGGTTATGCCATATGGTTTATAGCGTCAGGGTTTGTTCTCGGAGTATTCATAAAGGAACAAAGGGTGCAGGCATTATCAAGGTTCTTGACAGGGTTCGGTTTTATATTTTTCAGCATGATGCTGTTAACAAATGTTTCAAAGAATATTACACCCGGTAACAGAATAATAGAAATATTCATCCGCAATCCTTTGATCGGTTTTTTTTCATCTCTTGCGCTTACAACCGTTATACAGAACAGCGCTGCCACTATAGGTCTTGCTATATCCATGGTACACGGTGGCACTATAAATCTTTCACAGGCTTTACCGATAGTTTTTGGTGCTAATGTGGGTACATGTTCAACCGCCGTATTTGCAATGTTTAAGGCTGATGAGCAGGGTCGCAGGGTGGCTATTATGCATCTTGCATTTAAGATAGCGGGGGTTTTAATAATCGTTTTACTCTATAAACCGTTTATTGACATTGTAAGGCTGAGCGCACACAGCGTTACGCACCAGATAGCTAATGCTCACACGTTATTCAATATAGTTATTACCTTATTTTTTGCACCGCTTGCAAAACCCATATCGGGTTTTTTTGAACGCTATGTAAAAGCCGGTAAAAAAGTAGAACTGCCCAGTAAACCGAAATATCTTGATATGTCGGCATTGGCAACCCCGGATATTGCGTACGATTATGCATTAAAAGAGATTGTAAGGCTTGGCGTCTATGTTAAAGAGATGCTCGAAAACTCTTATAAAGCACTTTCAGCAAATAACTTATGGGGTATCAATGAGTTAAAGGCACAGAATCAAGCTGTTGAAGAACTTTCATATCAAATAAAACTTTATTTAACCCATGTTTCTACTTCATTGCAGCTGTCATCGGATGAAACATCAAGACAGTTTGAGCTTATTAATTACTTAAAGAACCTTGAGGTTATATCAGACATAATCGGTCAGAACCTCTCTAATAATATAGAGAAAAAAACCGTTGAGAAACACAGGCTTTCGGAAGAGGGATGGCAGGAGATAAAAAATTTTTTCTACGGCGTGATTGGATTTTTTGCTGATGTGCTTAATGCTGTTGAAAAAGATGATAAGAATTTAATGAAGCAGTGCATAGAAAAGAAAAATCAGCTTGCACAGACTGAGCTTGTTCTTCTCAGATCTCATTTGAACAGACTCAATAAAGGGTATGAGGAATCCATAGATACAAGTGCATTACACATAGAGATTGTCAGCGGGCTAAGACGGATTGTTTCTCAACTCGCATATATGGTCAGGCCGTTTGATACTTAA
- a CDS encoding HD domain-containing protein: protein MSSTGITTLSLIIDYQGGKQLYHAWRTAIVAKYLSDEINIGDSQWLFYAGLLHDIGITGMGNHPA from the coding sequence ATGAGCAGTACAGGGATCACCACATTATCTCTTATAATTGACTATCAGGGTGGAAAGCAATTATATCACGCATGGCGCACTGCAATTGTTGCCAAATACCTGTCCGATGAAATCAATATTGGCGATTCCCAGTGGCTTTTTTATGCGGGCTTACTGCATGATATCGGGATAACAGGTATGGGTAACCATCCCGCTTAA
- the accC gene encoding acetyl-CoA carboxylase biotin carboxylase subunit — protein MFKKILIANRSEIAVRIIRACHEMSISVVAVYSDADRDALYVRMADEAYSIGNPQPMESYLNMDKIIGIARASSADAIHPGYGFLAENETFAKRVKENGLIFIGPSPEAINAMGGKINARRIAKHAGVPIVPGTIDPVKDADESSRIAKEIGYPVMIKAAAGGGGKGMRLVESGDDIHNSFERARSEAESAFGNGELYIEKFIRNPRHIEFQIIGDTHGNMIHLNERECSIQRKHQKLIEESPSPVISAEQRVRYGKMAIDIAKSVGYYNAGTMEFIMDQNEKLYFMEMNTRLQVEHPVTELVTGVDIVKEQIRIAQGERLRYKQEDITISGSAIECRIVAEDSMNDFSPTPGKIVYLHEPSGAGIRVDSGVYEGFDVPGWYDSLITKIQSYGKTRNEAIEKMRRALDEYRILGISTSIPLYRWIFRHERFIKGDLGTSFLEQEMDKFVKDTSQLWIVAAISAAINEINSSISPQTTSTNDQSKWRLTGRQMAINR, from the coding sequence ATGTTTAAAAAAATACTTATAGCAAACCGTTCCGAAATAGCGGTAAGGATCATAAGGGCATGTCACGAGATGTCAATTTCCGTTGTTGCTGTTTACTCTGATGCGGACAGAGATGCTCTTTATGTAAGAATGGCTGATGAGGCTTATTCAATCGGAAACCCGCAGCCAATGGAAAGTTATCTCAACATGGATAAAATCATCGGTATTGCAAGGGCAAGCTCGGCGGATGCGATTCATCCGGGATACGGCTTTCTTGCAGAGAATGAGACCTTTGCAAAAAGGGTAAAAGAAAATGGGCTAATATTTATAGGTCCATCACCGGAAGCTATAAATGCAATGGGCGGAAAGATTAACGCAAGAAGGATCGCAAAGCATGCCGGTGTACCTATTGTTCCCGGTACTATTGATCCTGTAAAAGATGCTGATGAATCAAGCAGGATAGCAAAAGAGATTGGTTATCCTGTTATGATTAAAGCGGCTGCCGGCGGAGGTGGTAAAGGTATGAGGCTGGTGGAGAGCGGAGATGATATACATAACAGCTTTGAAAGGGCCAGGTCGGAGGCAGAGTCTGCGTTTGGGAACGGAGAGCTTTATATTGAAAAATTTATAAGGAATCCCAGACATATAGAATTTCAGATCATTGGAGATACACATGGCAATATGATACACCTTAATGAAAGGGAATGCTCGATTCAAAGGAAACATCAGAAGCTTATAGAAGAAAGCCCGTCGCCGGTTATCAGTGCAGAACAACGCGTAAGATACGGCAAAATGGCTATTGATATTGCGAAGTCGGTTGGATATTATAATGCAGGGACAATGGAATTTATTATGGATCAAAATGAGAAACTTTACTTTATGGAGATGAATACAAGGCTCCAGGTTGAACACCCGGTAACAGAACTCGTTACAGGTGTAGATATCGTAAAGGAACAAATTCGTATAGCACAGGGTGAAAGGTTAAGGTATAAACAGGAAGATATAACTATATCTGGTAGTGCCATAGAATGTAGAATAGTTGCAGAAGATTCTATGAATGATTTTTCTCCAACCCCCGGTAAAATCGTTTATCTTCATGAGCCATCGGGTGCAGGGATAAGGGTTGATAGCGGTGTTTATGAAGGCTTTGATGTGCCTGGCTGGTATGATTCTTTAATTACAAAGATACAATCGTACGGTAAAACAAGAAACGAAGCCATTGAAAAAATGCGCCGTGCACTTGATGAGTACAGAATACTGGGGATCTCAACAAGCATTCCACTATATAGATGGATATTCAGGCATGAAAGATTTATTAAGGGTGACCTCGGTACCAGCTTCCTTGAACAGGAGATGGATAAATTCGTAAAAGATACATCACAACTATGGATAGTTGCCGCAATAAGCGCTGCTATAAATGAGATAAATAGCTCTATATCTCCACAAACAACATCAACGAATGATCAATCAAAATGGAGGCTAACAGGCAGGCAAATGGCTATAAATAGATAA
- a CDS encoding HD domain-containing protein, whose translation MGNTGLKVFGIVIDAKHTYTAGHSERVRDYSIILSRRPGLNKREIKKIAMAVYLHDPGKIAIPLSILDKPGPLSKSEWKIMKKHTVYTMELIDSVDILYDLGQLAGYSQEKL comes from the coding sequence TTGGGGAATACAGGCTTAAAAGTATTCGGCATCGTAATAGATGCAAAGCATACTTATACGGCAGGACATTCGGAAAGGGTAAGGGATTATTCAATAATATTATCAAGACGGCCCGGACTTAATAAAAGAGAAATAAAAAAAATAGCAATGGCTGTATATCTTCACGATCCTGGAAAGATCGCTATACCTTTATCCATACTTGATAAACCAGGACCATTAAGTAAGTCGGAATGGAAAATAATGAAAAAGCATACCGTGTACACAATGGAGCTTATAGATTCTGTAGATATACTATATGACCTTGGCCAGCTGGCGGGATACTCACAGGAGAAATTATGA
- a CDS encoding O-antigen ligase family protein yields MSENKILINHTNKTASRLDYISVVSLLMLLFFVPITFYRYEYVWTKVFVIYVFFFPVLIAYFLRSILYKKIEFFYAPVLIPLILLDIAVLLSVFNSYNPHLSFQFIAKQIAYQGLFFFAIYYANNIKLRTVSIIIVIVSLIVSAYGLLQFSKIISSPLDLYGRPNPASTMGLTNFTTDYIVMVMPLLISLFFIESKAIIKYITYLGIILSLSYVLIGKNRAGWVALVFAAIYFVSLLNIYKVHSLFNRKIKRIILYTLTGIAAILLISVAFTKQGRELIYRGESIFNSSYPSNSFRILVWDSTLKELKDNPLLGVGIGNYEINIPLYEVKALKNTDWLELRYLNNAHNEYLQILFELGIVGLLLFLWFIIEIFITAFKSIKDAKDDTQNILWMIALSTGIVAALITAFFTFNLENPASSIMFWFFAGLIVGKRKYRYFEDEYGFISTLKKLTSFKWRWKYDFEIGMTHNYFLSVFYTGLLIIIVFLLSNLAGFSYKQAFADIYNTEAETYIDLKMPQKARNLLNKAYNLAPDDYIILYNRSRAEAGTRDYADAISDAKTVLRLNPYFYYGHKLLGFLYYKQDNFSGAISEFKKTIDLQPLSVKEIGPYLISAYLNTNNVNDALALALSLSKNNGDKDVYDFLIGTAYYMKADYQNAINYLKEATKENPSDFKAILNLTECLQKTNAYNDALKYALQLTKIEPHNPVAWYKLAQGYMLVKNEGAALDALATLFKINTSFKITVVNDSIFSKLLGRPKMKELLTGKAFVLPRRVPKRKH; encoded by the coding sequence ATGAGTGAGAATAAGATTTTAATTAATCATACAAATAAAACTGCAAGCAGACTTGATTACATAAGTGTGGTGAGTCTTTTGATGCTTCTGTTTTTTGTCCCGATTACTTTTTACAGATATGAATACGTCTGGACAAAGGTATTTGTAATTTATGTATTTTTCTTTCCTGTGCTAATAGCTTACTTTTTAAGATCGATACTGTACAAAAAAATAGAATTTTTTTATGCCCCTGTTTTAATCCCATTGATTTTACTTGATATCGCAGTACTTTTATCGGTGTTTAATTCTTACAATCCGCATCTCTCATTTCAGTTTATAGCAAAACAGATAGCCTATCAAGGCTTGTTCTTCTTTGCTATTTATTATGCAAACAATATTAAGCTTCGGACGGTTAGCATAATCATAGTGATAGTATCACTGATTGTAAGTGCATATGGGTTGCTGCAATTTTCCAAAATAATTTCATCACCTCTGGATCTTTATGGCAGGCCAAATCCGGCAAGCACCATGGGACTAACAAATTTTACAACAGATTATATCGTGATGGTAATGCCTCTTTTAATATCGCTTTTCTTTATTGAATCGAAGGCTATAATAAAATACATTACCTATTTAGGGATCATACTATCCCTCTCCTACGTACTCATAGGTAAGAATCGTGCCGGCTGGGTAGCACTTGTATTTGCAGCTATCTATTTTGTTAGCCTGCTTAATATATATAAAGTGCATTCGTTGTTTAATAGAAAAATAAAACGGATTATACTTTATACATTAACAGGTATAGCTGCTATTCTGCTTATTAGTGTTGCATTCACAAAACAGGGCAGAGAACTTATTTATAGAGGTGAAAGCATATTCAATAGCAGCTATCCATCTAATTCTTTCAGAATTCTGGTATGGGACAGCACTTTAAAAGAACTTAAAGATAACCCTTTATTGGGTGTTGGCATAGGCAATTATGAGATCAATATACCTCTTTATGAGGTAAAAGCACTAAAAAATACAGATTGGCTTGAACTGAGATACCTCAACAATGCGCACAATGAATACCTGCAAATCTTGTTTGAACTCGGTATTGTGGGTTTACTGCTATTCCTCTGGTTTATAATAGAGATATTTATTACTGCCTTTAAAAGTATAAAGGATGCAAAAGATGATACCCAGAATATACTATGGATGATAGCACTCTCTACAGGTATTGTCGCTGCACTGATAACTGCATTTTTCACATTCAATCTTGAGAATCCTGCTTCTTCTATTATGTTCTGGTTTTTTGCAGGGCTCATTGTGGGGAAAAGAAAGTACCGATATTTTGAGGATGAGTACGGTTTTATATCTACTTTAAAAAAACTAACAAGTTTTAAATGGCGATGGAAGTATGATTTTGAAATCGGGATGACTCATAACTACTTCCTTTCCGTATTCTACACGGGGCTGTTAATAATCATAGTATTTTTATTGAGCAACCTTGCCGGGTTTTCTTATAAACAGGCATTTGCAGACATCTATAATACAGAAGCAGAAACTTATATAGACCTTAAGATGCCTCAAAAGGCGAGAAACCTTTTGAACAAGGCTTACAATCTTGCTCCGGATGACTACATAATTCTGTACAATCGTTCGAGAGCAGAGGCTGGAACACGCGATTATGCCGATGCCATATCAGATGCAAAAACGGTTTTAAGACTTAACCCGTACTTCTATTATGGTCATAAATTGCTTGGCTTCTTATACTACAAGCAGGACAATTTTTCTGGAGCCATAAGTGAATTTAAAAAAACAATAGACCTTCAGCCTTTATCTGTCAAAGAAATCGGTCCTTATCTGATAAGCGCGTATCTAAATACAAATAATGTCAATGATGCCCTTGCGCTTGCCTTATCTTTATCAAAGAACAACGGGGATAAAGATGTATACGATTTCCTTATTGGTACTGCGTATTATATGAAAGCTGACTATCAGAATGCGATCAATTACCTGAAAGAAGCTACAAAAGAAAACCCATCTGATTTTAAAGCTATATTAAACCTTACAGAATGTTTGCAAAAAACAAATGCTTACAACGATGCATTAAAGTATGCTTTGCAACTGACAAAGATTGAGCCGCACAACCCCGTTGCATGGTATAAACTTGCCCAGGGATATATGCTTGTAAAAAATGAGGGAGCTGCCCTTGATGCACTTGCCACCCTTTTCAAGATAAACACATCCTTTAAAATTACGGTGGTAAATGACAGTATATTTTCTAAATTACTTGGCAGACCAAAAATGAAAGAACTTCTCACAGGCAAAGCATTCGTGCTGCCCCGCAGGGTTCCGAAAAGAAAACACTAA